A segment of the Delphinus delphis chromosome 20, mDelDel1.2, whole genome shotgun sequence genome:
GGGGTGAATCGCCTTCTTAGATTCTCATAGAAGTCTTATTAGAGAAGGATTTTCAGTCCCTAGTTGGTAGAGTAAGAATCCGAGGTTTAGGGCATCGTCCacctcccgccccccacccccttcacaGAGGCTGATCAAGGAAATGCTGATTCCCGCGCTGGGCCACGCGGAGAGGCTGCTGTCCCTCTGGGTCTCAAAACCCACCTCACCAACCATGCGAGGCTCTCCCCAATCAAAGACTACGATCTCCCCAGGAGACTCCTGAAGCGGCTGTGAAAACCACAGAGTCTCCTTGAAAGACTGCTTAACCAAATTCATTAGAAAatcaatgcaaattaaaaacctcACCGGGATCCCACTAGTCACCTCTGAGAAGGCGGAGATCAAAGAGTCTGACATCGCGGTTGCGTTGCGTTGGCGAAGCTCTGGGAAACCGCCTTTCGGAGCTCCCTGTGGAGGAGTCTAGCAACATCTAACACGCCCTCTGACCCTGCCAGTCCCCGAGGAAAGAGCTATTCTAACTGATGACAAGACTGATAATAGCAAATACGTCACACCTCCGAGGTGCCAGGTACGAACTAAACGCTTTATCCACATCAATACACGTAATCATCCCAGTGACTCTTTGAGGGAGGTGCTGTTATATCTCATTTCACTtaggtggaaactgaggcatagagagtgAAAGCAACTTGACAGGTGTCACCCAGCTATAAGCAGCTGTCATGCCATTCTGCCTTCTTGGAGTGTTCACCAAAGTACACAGGTACAAATGTAAAAGGATACTATTgttggagaggcagagagaacagcttcTTTATACTAtccactttttttgttgttgttaaattccTCATTAAAATCTGTccatgtggacttccctggtggtgcagtggtttagaatctgcctgccaatgcaggggacaggggttcgatccctggtccgggaagatcccacatgccgtggagtaactaagcctgtgcgccacaactactgagcctgcatccacaactatggaagcccatgtgcctagagcttgtgctccacaacaagagaagccattgcatgagaagcccgtgcatcgcaagGCAAAGAGTAcctcccgctcgccgcagctaaaGAAAATCTATgcgcagcaacgaatacccaatgcagccaaaaataaataaatttttaaaaagtaaaagtattttcctttaaaaaaatctatccatgctttctttcaaattttagtGCGCTTAcattattgttctttttctagccTCTTGAATTGTTTTGCTCATCTCCTTTCATGTGAGCATTTTTCTGAATTAGCATCTGAAGCTACAGCTCTTCCTCAGAGTACAGCTTTGGCCCCACCTCACAACTTTTGTTGTGTAGTGTGCTCATTTCTAAATGAATGGCACTCcagttttattcttccatttaacCCAAGAGTTACTTAGAGAGTTTTGAAATGTGCAAAACAAGCTGAGTGTCTGTGGTTATTCTtcgttattaatttctaattttgaatGTGGCCTGCATTATTTCTGCTTTTGGCAATCAACCTGTGCTGTGTTTCTGACCCATAGTCTATTCTTGGGAAGTGGGGAGAATATCATTGCaggactctgatttttttttaatgctataaaGTTCATTATTGGCACAACTAGGAAATTTTGAATTTGGATTGTTTATTAGATAATATCAATGTTAAAGTTCTTGAGGGTGGTAATGATATTATGGTTGTGGCACAGAAATGGCCTTGTTCTCAGGAGACACAGATTAAAGAATTTACAGATGAAGTAGCATGAGGTCTGCACCTATTTTCAAAAGGTTCAAAAATTTCTAGAGGTGCTTCTGACCACTGGGTCCATCAAGGGACAGCGACTGTGCTGAGGGCTCCTTCCTTCAGCCTCCCAGAACTCACATCTCCCTATGGGTCTGTTCATCATGGTGGATGTACCATggtatgtatgtttgtgtatggagagaatagatagatagataggtgtatatttaaacagaaaaagagagataCACAGAtaagtagagaaagagagagagagagagaatatatggGGATGGGCAAATATTAACATTTGATAAATTTAGTTGAAAGGTGTATTTTATTATTCTGGTAACTGTAGGTTTGAGATGTTTCCGATGaaaaattttagaggaaaaaggcaaggcaaggcaaaaaaaaaaaaaaagatttacaagaAAAGTTAGGATAGAGGTTATCTCTGAAGGAGATGGAGGAGTcattgggagggggagggagaggagtgcTAGGGTGGCTGACAGTGCTCTATTCCATGACCTGCAAACTTGCATGGATATTCGCTTCATGATAAATCAATTCCTCCACTtctgtttttgtattgttcaAAATGTGGGTTATATGGGATATCTTTAAGTTTCAAAAATAGCACTGAAGCATATTCAAAGAAATCTAAATGCTCATCAGTAGAGGGTTGATGAAATAACTTTGGGCACAGTACATCCAGACCAGGAAATACTTGACCACCAGCACTGAAAAATAATGTCATACCTCATGTATTTATATGCAACCATCTCCAagacataattttaataaaacacatgcacacacacaatgttAGATAATGTATACACATGTTCTGTTTGAAAATGCTTATGCATGCATACCTAGGATatctggaaggatacacaagaaACTGACAACAGTCTCTAGTGAAAAGAAGTTGGAACGGAGGagctggaaggaaggggagaatcATCTTCTTTTTTACTCTGTGCCCACATTatcttaaagttttattttttgataaactAATTTcctaacttattttttaagatgCTTCTATCCTTCCTGATGCTCAGTCATTGTATCATTTTGTCCTCTCCTTATCCATGAAAGATGAAGGCATTTGGTCTTATTTTACAGAGTCGGGAGAACTGAGGCTCCAGGTGGGAAGTTCTCAGGGCTAATCAGAGTAGGACCAGAGCGCCTTCTTCTGATTATGTACAAGTTGGATGAGAGCTTTTGATTAGGATGAAACAAATGTTTTCCTCTACCCAGAACCAAGGGAATGTTCCACTGTGACCAAGGACCACCAGGATTTCTGTTCCCAGAAAGGAGTATTTATTATCTGTATCAGTAGGGCTGCTGTTGGtttcaagtaacagaaaacctgaCTCCAAATGGCTTCAACAATAAGGATATTTATTATGTTGCTCACACAAGTTCCGGAGGTTGGCAGCATAATAGTTAAGGTATTAATTCAGCTGCCATAACAGAGACACAAATAAACAACAGTTGCTTCAATGAGCTAGAAATTGAAATCTCTCTCTTCACAGCGTGGATGTAAGTATTCCAGCCCTAGTATGGGGACACAGTCACTTTCCACATAGTTCACCACCACAAATGCTGTGGCAGGTTGCAAAAATGGCCCCAGTTCTGCACACTTTCCTGTATCTATGCTCCTTTGCAATGTCACTTTGCAGATTTTCCCTTTGAGAGGTGGAATCTATTTCCCCACCCCTTGAAAATAGTCACGTTGTGCAAAGTGTCAAGTGTAGGTCTTACGCTTCCCCTGTTGCTCTTGGAACCCTCCCCAGCCACCATGTGAAAAAGCCCCAGTCAGCCTGCAGGACGATGAGAACTACATGGCTTGATCAATCCCATCATCCTAGCTGAATGTTAGCTGAGGTCAACAACCTAGTTGAGGTCAACAACCCCTCCCAGAAACAGAGTCACTTAGCTGACCCATAACTGACCACAAATGCCTGAGGAAGCCCAGCCAAAACAGAAAACTgctcagctgagcccagcccaagTTGATGACCCAAAGAAATCATGAAAGGTTATtattttaagcctctaagtttggAGATGTTTGTTACACTGCAAAGCTAACTGATACATCTGCATTCTAGACAATGGAAAGGGGGAAATGAAGGAATGGAGAGCAGGCATCTTCCATTAAGGGCACTTCAAGGAAATTACACTGATTACTTTCACTCACATACTACTGGCCAGAAAGTAGTCACATGGCCATATCTAGTTGCAAGGGacactgggaaatgtagtcttttttCCTTGGCTAACCACGTAaatagtttaaaacaagtagGAGTCTTACTATAAAGGAAGGATAGGATGGATACTGGGGGAAAACTAGATGTTTATAATTAAAAGATTTAGATAAGAGATTGCCGGGAAGACTTCCTGAAAGAAGAGGCAGGATTTGGCAGAGTCTTGGAAGTCAGCCTAGGGAAGGGGCTGCAAACTAAGCAGAAGGATTTCCAGCTTGTACGTGAAGGTTTCCATCATACCCTGGGGGCTTCACCTTGGGGACAGGCTGACTGAAAAACCCCTCCTCACCAAATGCTCTGGCCAAGGCAAAAGGCAAAGACTGGAAAAACTTTTCTTGGCAATCTCTGCCAATGAAGAGGAAAGGGTTGAGGCAGTTGTTGAAACAGCCCAGGGAGAAGGTAGCCCAGAGGATGAGCAGCGTCTTAGAGTCAGGTTCGTTCTGCGGTTGCTACAATTGGACCAAGAGCTCCATGTTAAACAGGAACCAGGAAATGAAAAAGGCGCTCACCAACACCAACAGCAACTTCTTTGGCTGGCTGGCATGGACCCAGCCCTCCTGCTGGAACTTGGCGCAGATGAGGTGGGCACAGGTACTGATGATCACCAAGGGCACCAAGAAACCCAGCAGGAAGTGAATGATGGTCACAGTCATTTTCCTCTTCAAAACCACTCACTTCCTATCCTGGGAGCTAGATTCTCCTTCCCCTTATTCTCTATGTCAATATTGAAGCAGCAGTAGACACATCCTTTCTGTTCTTCAGTGGTCTGGAAAATCAAGTATGGAGAGCAAGTGacagcagccagccagccagttTGCTTGCTGCGCAGTGCAGTGGTTTCAGGACCATCCGGGGTAGAGGAAAGAGATGCAACGGTCCAGAGAGATGAGAACCAAGAGGCAGATGCTGGTAAAGAAGCTGAGGACCAAGAAGACCATGTAAAGTTTGCAGGCCACATCGTTGAGGAGCCACTGGCCAGTTGCTACACTCTATATGGTGATAAGCAGGGACAGTAAGACAGTGAAGTCAGCAAGGGCCAGGTTGAAGAACCAGATGGTAGTAAAAGTTCGCGGCATTCGGAGAACAGTCATCCAGAGCGCCAGCCCATTCGCCACTACACCAACCACAAAGGACACAGACATGATAACTGTGGTCAGCTGGTGGAGGGAGGCACTCCATCTCCTGAGGATGGCATTTGGGAGCAGAGGTAGAATTCATCTTTCTAGAAGAGGAAGGACCACATATCAGAGCTACAAGTTACCTTTCACTGCTATTCAGAGCCCATGGCCCCCTCTGAGACcccttcattcatttttccattcaatatatttttattgaatgcttattatgTCACTCTGATACTGCTCTAGGTACTGGAACTGAGTCATGTAACAAAACAGGCCCTCATAGGACTTGCACCCTAATGGGGGATGTCAGATGGGAAACACAGTGcatataataaataaatccatGATGTACAACTTTAGAAGATTACAAGTGCTGTGGGagaaaagtaatacaaaataaaaaagagtggcCTTTGACTTTTGATTATGTCAGAGTAGCTTTGTGAGACAGTCTGGCAGattaaaaaagttataaaatctatacgaaactttaaaaatcaatccaCTGTTTGAAGACGTTGGAGAGTGATCAAAATCAAGCATAAACTGGAAGAGAGTCTACCCTTGATAGGGTAACTGCATGAGGTCACCGTTGTGAGTTTGCATCTTTTGGGTGTGAGCATTTTGCAATTGCTGCATCCTCATTGGCTTCAGGTGTGAGAGGAGAGAGTTATTGAGCTGGTACATCAGCCAGAAAAATAGTGAGAAGGGAGGGAATTGTGGAAGGAAGGGAGCCGCAGGGAGAGGGCTCCAAAATCTGCATATGAAATCTGTCCACATCCGTGACCGACTAAATTATTTATATTCAGGGGAGATCCCAGGATGCCTGGTGAAAAAGCAACAGCTGGAATTTGAAAGAACTAAGCAAAGATTTCAGTTGTTGCCCACCACAGAGATTAGAGTTTGGAGTTTGAGTCCAGCCAACTTAATTGCCTGCTGGGACAAGAATCACTCTTCAGAGGAACAAAACACAATGCAAAGTCTCTACGATATATCATGCATAATGCCAGTATCCAATTAAACACCACTACAGGGACcacctggtggtccaatggttaaaaatccaccttccaatgcaggggatgcagattcgatccctggtcgggggactaagatcaCACATCCtgcaggacaactaagcctgcgtcctgcaactactgagcccacgcactctggagcctgtgcaccacaactagagagaagccacaatgaagacccaaagcagccaaataaataaataaataaatattaaaaaccactACATGTGTGAAGTAACAGGAAAGCATGAGCCATATTCAATAAAGAAAGGAgtcaatagaaaacaaatctgacagagttccttggtggcctagtggttagagttccaggctttcactgccataacctgggttcaatctctggtcagggaactgagatcccacaagccatgcagcatggcaaaaaagaaagaaaggagggaaggaaggaaggaaggaaggaaggaagaaagaaagaaagaaaagaaagaaaaagaaggaaagaaagaaaacaaatctgaGATAACATGGATATTGCAATATGCAAAGACATTAAAGCACCTAATACAAATATTCAAagacttaaaggaaaagatatgCATAATTAATAACCAGTTGGGGAAACGTAGGAAagagaaactgggaaaaaaaaagagagtcaaatggaaattctagaactgaaaactataacaattgaaatgaaaattttactgACTGGACTTCACAAAAGATTGGAAATGacaggacttgcctggtggtccagtggttaagactctgcgctctcaaTGCAAGGGGTTCaatcctggtctgggaactaagatccagcatgccacatggtgtggccaaaaaaagaaaaaaaattggaaatgacaTCAGTGAACTAGAAGATAGATTGATAGAAATTATCCAACctgaaggacagagagaaaaaatattaaagaaaagtaaatagaaCCTCAGACACCTGTAAAATAGTATCAGTCAGTCTGCCCTACAAATAAGTGGAGTTTCAGAAGGAGAACAAAAGAGAATGGGACGGAAACATATTTGCAGAAATGATGGCTGACAATTTACTAAATTTGCTGGAAGACATTAACTTACAGATCCAAGAATTTCAATAAACtccaagcaaaataaataaaagaaaatcactcCCAGGCACACCATAATCAAACTGTTGAAATCCAAAAACAGACaaccttgaaagcagccagagaaatatGACACATTACATGCAGAAGAACAATGctgtgacatttgagcaaagatttgaaggaggtgaaggagaAAGTCATATGAATATCTGGAGGAAGAGTATTGCAGATAGCAGTAATAGCTGTGCAAAGACCCTAAGGTAGGCCCATGCCTACTATGTCCAAGGAACAGTGAGAAGGTCAGTGAGCAATGGGGAGAGGGGTTGGAGGTGAGATGAGACAGGGGGTGGGGTCCATTCATGCAGCATCTTGTGGGCCACAGTGAGGACTCCCCCAGATTTTACTCTGAATGAGGTAAGAGCCACAAGAGACTCTTGACAAGAGGAGGGACAGGTTCTCACTTAGATTTTAACAATCACAGCAGCTTCTGGGTTGAAACTAGGCTGAAGGGGGCTGGGATGGAAGCAGGAGGCCAGTTGAGGAGGCTTCTGCAAAAATCCAGGTGAACAATGATGGTGACTGGGATCATGGTAATAGATATCGGAGGAGGTAGTAAGAAACAGATCCTGGATGCATCTTGAAGGCAGAGCTGACCAGATTTGCTAACGGGCTGGATGTGCAGAGTGAGAGGAATAGCAGAGTAAGGGGTGACCACAGATGGTTGAACAGCTGGAAGTTGGAGCTCCATCAACTGATGGGGAAGACAGTGGCGGGGAGGACAGGTTTGGGGTAAGACCAGGAGTTGAGTGTTGGACACGTTGAGTTTGAGTTTGCCTGTTAGACATCTAAATAGGCAGTTAGATATTGGCAGTGAGATTACTGGAGAGATTTTCCAGCTAGAGACATGTGGGCATCGTtagaatttaaatgttatttacagCCTTGAGCCTGAGTGTGAGCACCAAGGGTTAGTGTAAAGAGAGAAGAGACATCTAGTGTTGGAGAAAGCATGTGAGCTTAGACATGGGACAGTCACAGGTTGAAATTCTAGTTGAGatgctggctgtgtgatcttgggcaaagaaatttccttctctgagcctcagtttgctcacctgAGATAGGGGTGTAGAATCCTTGAacacctctctctcttcccccacctccaatTCATCACAAAGCCTAGTTGATTTTGCCTCCAAAAATCCTCTTGTGTTTGTGCACTTCTTCCTGTCTCCTCAGCCCCTCCGTCCAAGCGCCCAGCATCTCCCACCTACTACTCATCTTCCTGCTCCTATACTTTCACTCCCACAAGACATTTGTCACACTGAAGCCAGAATGATCCTTCAAAAGTCCAACTGAAAAACTGTTGTGGGTCCTCATCGCTCTTGGGATAAAGACCAGTGTCTTTGACACAGATTCTGAGGCATGTATGGTGGGGCCCCCGCCACCCGCTCCAGAATTCTCTCTCACTCACTACATTGCAGCTTCCCTGCTCTTGTTTCCCTTACTGAAACTCACCGTGTTCCTTTCCACCTCCGAGCCCTTGTACATActgttccttctgtctggaacatccttcctttccctctactttttaaaagtttactctTTCTTTAGCTCTCAGCAaaaatttccctccctcccccaaagccttccctgaccaccttgaCTGAAGCAGACTCTCTTGCAGAAGCTTCTCATCTATTAAGAGAGAGCGATCAGTAGCAATTAGACCCGAGTTTGTTGGATTATCTGATTCtcatctgtctcctccactagacTCTGAGCTCCATAGAGGTGAATCAAGCCCCTAgcacatagcaagcactcaataaataactgACAAATGATTGGCTAATATGCATTAAGCCCATAGTGTATGTCACACACTCTAAGCACTGGGGGTGCAGCAGTGATGAAAATAGTCAACTAGCTCTTCCTTGGTGGAGCAGACGTGAGAGGCATGAGAAAGTTCTTCACCCGGAGGAAGTGTTCCAGAACCTTAACCTCTTTTGCCACATCCTCCTCTTCATACACCCCTGCTGCATGTCAACTGTCCTTGCTCTCAAACCCCCATCCTCTGCGCTCCCTGAGGCCCTTCCCTCCAAATCCCAGTCCCGTGTCACCGTTTGCTGTGTCCGAGGGCAGGGGTCAGGCTGAGAGAGCTCTGTCTGTCTCCTCTGTCTGTCCTGGGAAGTCACCAGCCTTGAGCCCATGTTAGAGTCAGGGGGCATATGGCCAGAATATGGCCAATGAGTTTGGAGCAGATAAGGTCCAGGAAGGAGTCTTGAGCAAGAGCCTTGGTGGCCCCAGAGATCAATATCAGAGCCCATGAAGGGTTATTAGATGTGGGTTCTGATAGaccctgggggctgggagcttgGGGGGGGGGCTAAGGAAGAGAGGGGCTCCAGAGATATCATTTTGCTGTACTGTTCCAATTCCCCTCATCTGTCCTTTCTAGTATCCtagccccctgccccacctcagGAAGAGAACTCAGCCTACTCCTCCCTACGTTAGGGAGCTCCAACTGTCCTTTTCTTAGGAACTGATGGTGGATGTAATAGTGAGtaaggtttttcctttttataagccAACATAAAAAATATGTGTCCTCGCCGCTAATTCTCCcaatgcatgtatgtatgtgtgtggggttGGTGGCCCATAGAAACCCAAGCTCTAAGGTGTGAGTAGTTCCCCAGATGCCCAGGGTCAGTAGGGATTGTAGCAAAGCCCAGCCCAACCTTCAGAACTGCGCATAGAATCATGACAGAAGACATGGTTGTTGTGTTAAGcctctaagttttggggtggtttgtttgGCGGCAATGGCTGACTGATACACAGGGGAAACAGCCTCTTTGGTTCAACCTTCACCGACTATGTGTCaaacacctgctgtgtgccagacactgggctgcATGTTCGGGAGAACAGGGTAAACACACATAAACTTGGTCCCTGCCTTCAGGAAACACTGAGTactgagagagacagacatgaaACAAATACACTGACAACAAATGTGTTTATTTACAAACGGGGCTAAGTGTTCTGAAAAACACTTGCTGAGTATTGCAACAAAGGAAATGGTGTCATGGCTGGAGGTTTGCTGAGGAAGCGACACTCAGGATGAGATCTGAAGGCTGACAGGTGTTTTCAATAGGCAAAGAGGGAGGGAGCAATGTTCCAGAGGGTGGAAATGGCATCTGCAAAGGCCCTGGTGATCATACCCACTTTTCTATCGCTGTCAGAGATGACacagctttttctccttcttacCTTGCTGAGATTTCTTTTACCAGCAGTTTGGGACAGCTGAAATTTCCTAAACCAAGCATCAAAATTGCCTCATTTGAAAGTAAGAGAAAACAGCAGACCTATAAGGCTCAAAACACCAATATGGGAAAGAAATATATGAAAGGGATTCCCAGCAAATAGAATACGAAGCATGAGATGTTTTCATCTATGCAGAAGTCAAGAAGCCAGCTTTGGGAGGGTCCAATAGTCTAAAAAATCAATTGCGTTGAGgttaaatttacatataataaaatttccCATTCTCAGCATACATCCATTTGGTTTCTTCTAAATGTATACATCCATGGACCAGCACTATAATTAAGGTCCAGAGCAATTTTATTCCCCAAAGTTCTCTCTGGCCCCAAGTggccactaatctgttttctgatatcatagattagtttccctttttctaggtttcatgtaaatgaaatcagaCAATATGTACTCCTTTTAGGGTTtccagatttagcaaatgaaaatacaggatgtctagttacatttgaatttcaggtaaacaaaaataatttatttaacgatttcatgggggacttccctggtggtccagtggttaagactctgtgctcccaatgcagggagcccaggttcaatccctggtcagggatctagatcccttatgctgcaactaagacctggcacagccaaataaataaatatttttaaaaaaagacttcatgggacatacttatgcttaaaaaatgttgtttatttgaaattcaaatttagctggacatcttgtattttatctggcaatgcttatatctttagttttattgatcttttctattgttttctttgtttctatttcatttatttctgctctgatctttatggtttctttccttctgctaactttgggttttgtttattcttctttctctagttcctttaggtataagtttagattgtttatttgagatttttcttgtttcttgaggtaggcttgtatagctataaacttccctcttagaactgcttttgctgcatcccataggttttggatcgtcgtgttttcattgtcatttgtctctgggtattttttgatttcctctttgatttcttcagtgatctcttggttatttagtaatgtattgtttagcctccatgtgtttgtgttttttacgttttttcccctgtaattcatttctaatctcatagtgttatggtcagaaaagatgcttgatatgatttaaatttactgaggcttgatttgtgacccaagatgtcatctatcctggagaatgttccgtgcgcacttgagaagaaagtgtaacatgctggttttggatggaatgtcctataaatattagttaaatctatctggtctattgtgtcatttaaagcttctgtttccttgtttattttcattttggatgatctgtccattggtgtaagtgaggtgttaaagtcccccactattattgtgttactgtccatttcctcttttagagctgttagcagttgccttatgtattgaggtgctcctatgttgggtgcatatatatttataattgttatatcttcttcttggattgatcccttgatcattatgtagtgtccttccttgtctcttgtaacagtctttattttaaagtctattttatctgatatgagtattgctactcca
Coding sequences within it:
- the GPR32 gene encoding LOW QUALITY PROTEIN: probable G-protein coupled receptor 32 (The sequence of the model RefSeq protein was modified relative to this genomic sequence to represent the inferred CDS: inserted 3 bases in 2 codons; deleted 2 bases in 1 codon; substituted 3 bases at 3 genomic stop codons); translated protein: MYKGSEVERNTLTTVIMSVSFVVGVVANGLALWMTVLRMPRTFTTIWFFNLALADFTVLLSLLITIXSVATGQWLLNDVACKLYMVFLVLSFFTSICLLVLISLDRCISFLYPGWSXNHCTAQQANWLXLAAVTCSPYLIFQTTEEQKGCVYCCFNIDIENKGKENLAPRIGSEXVLKRKMTVTIIHFLLGFLVPLVIISTCAHLICAKFQQEGWVHASQPKKLLLVLVSAFFISWFLFNMELLVQLXQPQNEPDSKTLLILWATFSLGCFNNCLNPFLFIGRDCQEKFFQSLPFALARAFGEEGFFSACPQGEAPRV